Within the Candidatus Margulisiibacteriota bacterium genome, the region CATTAATTACTCCTTGAGATTATTTATAAAAAAGCCCTGATTAACAGGGCTTTTTTGTTGTTTTACCAGCTTGGTTCTATGCAGATAGCACCAAACACTTTTTGACCATCTTTTGCACCTTGATAGAAAGCTTTGTTCGAAGCATATCTAATTTTTGCAAAAGTAAAAAACTTGTTCAAAGGCTTAAGCTTGAGAACAGGCTTGAAATACAGTACAGAGAAAAACAATAACGACAGAATAGAAATGTTTGATACTAGGGCAAGGCTTTCAACGGAACTAAAGATTAAACGTAAGATTAGGGCAAGAATAGCTACAGTAAAGGATAATCTCATCATATGAAAGTTGCCTATATGGATAATTCCTTTTGGAAGAAAAGGTAGCATAAATTTTATTTTGCCATATTGGATATAAATTTCTAATCCTTTTGTTTTAGCATGCTTATTGATTAGAAGTGGATGGCCATAGCCATAACCATAATATTGCTTTTTGAAGAGGTCTAAACTTGCTCTGTGCATATGGCTTACCACTGCTTCTTTAGCAAAATAAAGCTTATAACCAGCTTCCATTATTCTTAAGGAAAAGTCTACATCTTCACCAGTTGGTTGGTCCCAGAATTCTCCACCAATTTTTTTGATAGCTTCTGTTCTCACTGCGAAGTTGGCAGTTGCAAAGAAAGGACTATTATCTCCGCCATTAACTTCATGAGGGTATCCTTTTGTGATTGTTGGCATCATTCCAGATTCTTGTATCCCACATCTACCTCTTGGGCTTAAGAAAAAGG harbors:
- a CDS encoding glycosyltransferase, which gives rise to MVENKNAQKNFEPMISIIIPVRNSERTLKTTFEYMSNIDYPREKMELIMADGDSTDTTVDIIKDFQKKNKWVKFVQVKNCKTPGHARNAAILEVTGEYVLFTDGDCAPKADWVYQMVKPFKNAEIGGVGGEVLTLRVDPNNWTEAYCEQTFFLSPRGRCGIQESGMMPTITKGYPHEVNGGDNSPFFATANFAVRTEAIKKIGGEFWDQPTGEDVDFSLRIMEAGYKLYFAKEAVVSHMHRASLDLFKKQYYGYGYGHPLLINKHAKTKGLEIYIQYGKIKFMLPFLPKGIIHIGNFHMMRLSFTVAILALILRLIFSSVESLALVSNISILSLLFFSVLYFKPVLKLKPLNKFFTFAKIRYASNKAFYQGAKDGQKVFGAICIEPSW